In Ammospiza caudacuta isolate bAmmCau1 chromosome 2, bAmmCau1.pri, whole genome shotgun sequence, a genomic segment contains:
- the NAA50 gene encoding N-alpha-acetyltransferase 50 isoform X2, producing MKGSRIELGDVTPHNIKQLKRLNQVIFPVSYNDKFYKDVLEVGELAKLAYFNDIAVGAVCCRVDHSQNQKRLYIMTLGCLAPYRRLGIGTKMLNHVLNICEKDGTFDNIYLHVQISNESAIDFYRKFGFEIIETKKNYYKRIEPADAHVLQKNLKAPCLGQNADVQKNDN from the exons ATGAAGGG TAGCCGGATCGAGCTGGGAGATGTGACGCCACACAACATTAAGCAGCTGAAGAGGCTAAACCAGGTCATTTTTCCTGTCAGCTACAATGACAAGTTCTACAAGGATGTACTGGAGGTTGGCGAACTTGCCAAACTAG CCTATTTCAATGATATTGCAGTGGGAGCAGTGTGCTGTAGGGTGGATCACTCCCAGAACCAGAAGAGACTGTACATCATGACACTTGGATGCCTGGCACCCTACCGAAGGCTAGGAATAG GAACTAAAATGTTGAATCATGTCTTAAACATCTGTGAAAAAGATGGCACTTTTGACAACATCTATCT GCATGTGCAGATCAGCAACGAGTCTGCAATTGACTTCTACAGAAAGTTTGGCTTTGAGATCATTGAGACGAAGAAGAACTACTACAAGAGGATAGAGCCAGCAGATGCGCACGTGCTGCAGAAAAACCTCAAAGCCCCTTGCCTTGGCCAGAATGCAGATGTGCAAAAGAACGACAACTGA
- the NAA50 gene encoding N-alpha-acetyltransferase 50 isoform X3, protein MKGRIELGDVTPHNIKQLKRLNQVIFPVSYNDKFYKDVLEVGELAKLAYFNDIAVGAVCCRVDHSQNQKRLYIMTLGCLAPYRRLGIGTKMLNHVLNICEKDGTFDNIYLHVQISNESAIDFYRKFGFEIIETKKNYYKRIEPADAHVLQKNLKAPCLGQNADVQKNDN, encoded by the exons ATGAAGGG CCGGATCGAGCTGGGAGATGTGACGCCACACAACATTAAGCAGCTGAAGAGGCTAAACCAGGTCATTTTTCCTGTCAGCTACAATGACAAGTTCTACAAGGATGTACTGGAGGTTGGCGAACTTGCCAAACTAG CCTATTTCAATGATATTGCAGTGGGAGCAGTGTGCTGTAGGGTGGATCACTCCCAGAACCAGAAGAGACTGTACATCATGACACTTGGATGCCTGGCACCCTACCGAAGGCTAGGAATAG GAACTAAAATGTTGAATCATGTCTTAAACATCTGTGAAAAAGATGGCACTTTTGACAACATCTATCT GCATGTGCAGATCAGCAACGAGTCTGCAATTGACTTCTACAGAAAGTTTGGCTTTGAGATCATTGAGACGAAGAAGAACTACTACAAGAGGATAGAGCCAGCAGATGCGCACGTGCTGCAGAAAAACCTCAAAGCCCCTTGCCTTGGCCAGAATGCAGATGTGCAAAAGAACGACAACTGA
- the NAA50 gene encoding N-alpha-acetyltransferase 50 isoform X1, which produces MSDVKHVLICSSSRIELGDVTPHNIKQLKRLNQVIFPVSYNDKFYKDVLEVGELAKLAYFNDIAVGAVCCRVDHSQNQKRLYIMTLGCLAPYRRLGIGTKMLNHVLNICEKDGTFDNIYLHVQISNESAIDFYRKFGFEIIETKKNYYKRIEPADAHVLQKNLKAPCLGQNADVQKNDN; this is translated from the exons ATGTCAGATGTTAAGCATGTTTTGATTTGTTCCAGTAGCCGGATCGAGCTGGGAGATGTGACGCCACACAACATTAAGCAGCTGAAGAGGCTAAACCAGGTCATTTTTCCTGTCAGCTACAATGACAAGTTCTACAAGGATGTACTGGAGGTTGGCGAACTTGCCAAACTAG CCTATTTCAATGATATTGCAGTGGGAGCAGTGTGCTGTAGGGTGGATCACTCCCAGAACCAGAAGAGACTGTACATCATGACACTTGGATGCCTGGCACCCTACCGAAGGCTAGGAATAG GAACTAAAATGTTGAATCATGTCTTAAACATCTGTGAAAAAGATGGCACTTTTGACAACATCTATCT GCATGTGCAGATCAGCAACGAGTCTGCAATTGACTTCTACAGAAAGTTTGGCTTTGAGATCATTGAGACGAAGAAGAACTACTACAAGAGGATAGAGCCAGCAGATGCGCACGTGCTGCAGAAAAACCTCAAAGCCCCTTGCCTTGGCCAGAATGCAGATGTGCAAAAGAACGACAACTGA